The DNA sequence GTGCTCGCCAGTCCACAGCGCGCAACGCCGCCAGGAGCGCCTGCATGTGGTCCCACCGCACGCCCTGGGACGCGTCCGGCACGGTCTGCGGTTCGGGCAGGCGGACCCGTTCCAGTCGGGCCCGCAGATCCTCGAGGTCGGCGTCGGGAACACAGATGGCGAAGGGTTCGATGTCGGGCGTCACTCCGCCCGTGGAGTAAGTCGGCACACCACGAACGCTAGAACCGATCCAGGGACACGGGAATGCGCGCGATTGCCGTTCACCGGTCATCAATTGCGGTAGGCCGACGGCCGCACCCCCGTGTGCCGCAAGAACGCCGTGGACAGTGAGCCGGGACTTCCGAAGCCGCACCGCGTGGCGACCTGAGCGACGGACAGCCCACCTGCCCGGAGGAGCCGCTGTGCCTCCTCGACCCGCAGGCGCGTGAGGTAGCGGTGCGGCGTCTGCCCCGTGGCCTCCTTGAAGACCCGGATGAAGTGGTACACGCTGAAGCCCGCCTCGGCGGCCATGTCCGCCACCGTGACGGGGTCGCTCAGCCGGTCCCGCATCATCGCCACGGCCTTGTGCAGCCAGGGCCCTTCGGCGTTCGCGCGGCTCACCTTCGGTGGCCGGACACCGCGGGTCAGCACATGCACGGCGAGAAACGCCGCCGCCGACTCCGCGTACAGGTCATCGACGGCGCCGGCGCCGGCCGCGCCCAACGCTCGCATCGTGTGTTCGACGAGCGGATCCCCCGAAGCCACCGCGGCGGCCGCCCGCTCATAGTCGATGCGTGCGCCGTCCACCTGCGCGACCGTACGCTCGACGACGACGCGCGGAACGTGCACCTGAAGGGTCCGCAAGGGAACCACGGACCGGTAGCGGCGCACCGACGCCACCCCCGGAACCGGCATCTCGAGCCCGCCGGGCATCCAATGCCGCCGCTGCCAGCGCCCACCGGTATGGGTCTCCATGGACGCATCACCCGCGACGGTGAGAACGAGATGCAGATCTCCGGTGGCGGGCAGGGCCACCTCCTCCGCTCGCGCGGTGTGATGGAACCGCTGGAGCAGCAGCGAGCGCCACCCCAGGCTGTCCCAGCTGCTGAACGTCCGCTCGACATACGGGTCCGGGTCGAATCCCAAATACGGCTCGAGGTCGAAATCTGGAGCGTCACACACCACGTCGAGCATAGCCACGAGCGGGGCCGGGTGCCGGGGTGTCAGGCGTCCCGGCGGTGCAGCGTGCACCAGCCGGCCAGCAGCGCGGCCGCTGCCCACAGCGCCGTCACCGCGAGGCCCGGCCACGGAGCGAGACCTCCCGCCGGGTCCTGGTGCAGGACTTGTTGTCCGGCGCGGTCCGGAAGGTAGCCGGCGGCGCCCCCGGCGACGTCTCCCACCACGAAGGACACGATCAAAATGAACGGGACGAGCAGGCTCAGCACCGCGACGGCGCTGCGCAGCAGGAAGGTGAGTCCCGCGGCGAACAGGGCCATCAGCGCCAGGTAGATGCCCGCGCCGAAGCAGGCCCGCAGCGCTCCCGGCTCGCTGAGGCCGATGGCGTACCGTCCCAGGAACGCCTGGCCCACGAAGAAGGTGGCGAATGTGGTGGCGAGCCCCACGGTGAGGGCGGCGGTGGTCACGACCGCGGTTTTCGCCGCGTAGAACAGGCCCCGGTGCGGCACGGCCGCCAGGGAGATCCGCAGGGCACCGCCCGCGTACTCGGAGGACACGGCCGTGGCCCCGAAGGCGATGGCGGCGATCTGTGCGAAGTTGATCGCGTAGAAGGCTCCGAAGACGGGATCCCCGCCATTGTCCGCCTCCGCTCGGCCCACGGTGGGGAAAACGAGCAGGGTGACGGCCAGCGTGGCGGCGAAGACCGCGATGAGCGATCCGAAGCTCGCCCGGACGGACCTGATCTTGATCCACTCGGAGTGGAGCACCGCGGTGACGGACATGTCAGACCTCCTGCGGTGTGGTCGGGGACGTGTGAGGCGCGGCGGCGAATTCCGTCTCGTCCGTCGTGAGAGCGAGATAGGCCTGCTCCAGGGAGGCGCGCAGCTCGACGAGTTCGAGGACGGGGATGCCCTCACGGGCGGCGATGGCCCCGATCTGTTCGGCTCTGGCGCCCTCCACGACCCATCCGCCGTCGTCGTCCGCCACGACCGGATATCCCTCGGTGATCAGCGTGGCGCGCAGCCGGGCGGGGTCGCCGGCGCGTACGCGGACACGTGCCTGGCTGTGCTGTTCGATGAAGTCCCGCATGG is a window from the Streptomyces luomodiensis genome containing:
- a CDS encoding AraC family transcriptional regulator, with the translated sequence MCDAPDFDLEPYLGFDPDPYVERTFSSWDSLGWRSLLLQRFHHTARAEEVALPATGDLHLVLTVAGDASMETHTGGRWQRRHWMPGGLEMPVPGVASVRRYRSVVPLRTLQVHVPRVVVERTVAQVDGARIDYERAAAAVASGDPLVEHTMRALGAAGAGAVDDLYAESAAAFLAVHVLTRGVRPPKVSRANAEGPWLHKAVAMMRDRLSDPVTVADMAAEAGFSVYHFIRVFKEATGQTPHRYLTRLRVEEAQRLLRAGGLSVAQVATRCGFGSPGSLSTAFLRHTGVRPSAYRN
- a CDS encoding ABC transporter permease, with protein sequence MSVTAVLHSEWIKIRSVRASFGSLIAVFAATLAVTLLVFPTVGRAEADNGGDPVFGAFYAINFAQIAAIAFGATAVSSEYAGGALRISLAAVPHRGLFYAAKTAVVTTAALTVGLATTFATFFVGQAFLGRYAIGLSEPGALRACFGAGIYLALMALFAAGLTFLLRSAVAVLSLLVPFILIVSFVVGDVAGGAAGYLPDRAGQQVLHQDPAGGLAPWPGLAVTALWAAAALLAGWCTLHRRDA